The Natribaculum luteum genome contains the following window.
CCGCGGCGATCACGGCGACGACGAGCATGACGCCGGCACCGGTCGACGCCGCGAGCCACACCGCGCGTTCGGCCCGGTCGCTCCGTTCGGCACCGAGGTTCTGGCCGACCATCGTGTCGATCGCCCGTCCAAGGCCCATCGCGGGGAGGAAGACGAGCGAGATGAGCCGATTCCCGAGTCCGTAGGCGGCGACGATCGGCGGCGCGAAGGTAACGACCATCGCCGTCAGCGTGATCATCGCCAGCGCGCTCGTGGTCTGCTCGACGGTGCTCGGTAACCCGAGCCGAACGATGTCCTCGACGATCTCGAGGTCGGGCTTGAGATGTTCGATCCGGGTCGCCGGCCCGAGGCCGGTCCCGAGCAGGAGCCAGAGGCCGAGAACCGTCGCGACGCCACGGGAGAGGATGGTCGCGAGCGCAGCACCCTGAATGCCGAATCCGGTGAAGCCGGTGGCGGCGTACAGCGTGGCCTCGAGGCCGGCGAAGTCGACGACGCCGAGCAGCGGCGCCGCGTCGAGCCAGCCGATGATCGGATTGTCGGCGAAGCCGAAGATGAAAAACGGGTCGAGGACGACGTTGAGTCCCACGGAGACGACCATCACGAGCATCGGCGTGCGGGTGTCGCCGTAGCCACGCATTAGCGCGGAGAAGACGAAGAAGCCGAACATCAGCGGGATCCCGAGGAAGATGACCTCCATGTAGTCGGCCGCCAGGGGGATGACGGTCGCTGCCGTCTCGGGATCGCTCGGGAGGAGATCGAGCGCGGGTCGGGTGTAGAAGTAGCCGGCGATGCCGATGACGATAGCGAGGCTGAAGACCGTGGTGATGGTCTGGCCAGCAACTAGTCCCGCAGAGCGGTCGCCTCTCGCGCCGGTGTACTGGGCGACGAGAATCGCGCCCGCGGTCGTGAAGCCGCCGGCGACGGCGATCAGCAGGAAGATGAGCGGAAACGCCAGGCTGATCGCACCGACGGCTTCGGCCGAGAGCCGACCCAGGTAGAGCGTGTCGACGACGTTGTACGTGACCTGGAGCAGCTGGATGACGACGATGGGCCAGGCGAGGTGAAAGAGCGGACGGACGAGGCTTCCCTCGGTGATCGATTCGGGACGATCACCCCCGCCTGCTGGCTCGGCCTCGGGCTGGTCGACCGTGTCGTCGCTCGAGTCGAGACGCTCGTCGCTCACTGTGATTCGAAACGAAACACGAGAAAATCAACGTTGTGATGTGTGTCGACGAGTCGTCGGCGACGGACGGTGGACACGACTGCGAGAGAGCGGGGAGGGGACGTCGGTCGAAGACCGTGGTGCTCGGTCACTCGAGTAGCAAACGTGAGAATCGAAGCGAGAAGTCGGACGGGAAAATCGACCGGGTGGTCCGACTCAGGGCGTTTCGCTGGTTTCGAGGGAGAACTCGCCGCGGGGGTAGGCGACGCAGGTGAGGACGTAGCCCTCGCCCATCTCGTTTTCGTCGAGCATCTGCTGGTCGTCGTGTTCGACGAGTTCGTTGGAGTCGCCGGAGATCTGTCCGCCACAGGAGACACACTGGCCCTGGCGGCAGGCGTAGGGGAGGTCCCAGCCCTGGTCTTCGCCGGCCTCGAGCAGCGTCTCGTTGTTCGCGACTTCGATCGTCTCGCCTTCCTTGACGTACTCGATCTCGAAGTACTCGATCTCGTCTTCGGGGATGTCGCCGGGGCCCGAGGTCTCTTCTGCGCCCTCCTCACCTTCTTCGAGTTCGCCACCCGCTTCGCCGCCGGCGACTGCACCTGCCGCGACGCCGCCACCGCCGATGGCGCGGTTCATCGGTTCGGGGAAGTCCGTTTCGGGGACGGTCTCGGCACGACGCTCGAGGACGTCCTGGGTGATGTCTTCGCCGGCTGTCCACGGTGTGCCCTTGATGAAATGCAGGGCCACAGCACCCACGGTCATCACGAGTCCGATAATGAGCCCCATCTGACTGTAGTCCATATGCGTGGCATTTGGGTGCGGTGATTTAATTGTATTGCCTTTTGTCTGCCGTCAGGACGCCGTCGACGCCCGTGATCTCGTCCCCGAGGGCCTGGCGCGAGCGTCGTCGCCGTCGTCAGTCCCGCCGGGGAACCTCGTGGCGGCCGAACCCGTAGCGCAGTCGGTTCGCGAGGCGTCGCGAGAACCGACCGTCGTCGGCCCGCGAGCCGAATCGCTCGGCCAGTGCGGTGTAGATCAGCGGCACCGGAACCTCCTGTTCGAGGCCCTCCTGGACCGTCCACGTCCCCGTCGAGCCGCCCTCGACGCGGTCCGCGACCGTCCCCAGATCCGTCCCCTCCTCGCGGAAGGCCTCCTCGCAGAGTTCCAGCAGCCACGAGCGGATCACCGCGCCGTTGTTCCATACCGTCGCGACCGACTCGAGGTCGAGGTCGTACCGGCCCTCGTGGAGCAGTTCGAATCCCTCGCCGTAGGCCTGCATCAGGGCGTACTCGACGCCGTTGTGGACCATCTTGACGTAGTGGCCCGAGCCCGCGGGACCCATATGACCGTGGCCGTCTGAGCCGGTGGCGACGGCGTCGAAGATCGGCTCGAGTTCGTCGTAGGCCGATTCGGGGCCGCCGATCATCAGCGAGAAGCCGAGTTCCGCGCCGGCGGGGCCGCCCGACGTTCCGCAATCGAGGTACCTGGCGGGACAGGACTCGGCGCGTCGGATCGAGTCCTGGAAGTAGGAGTTGCCACCGTCGACGACGACGTCGTCGGCCGAGAGGTGATCCTCGAGATCGTCGAGTGCGGCGTCGACCGGTTCACCGGCAGGAACCA
Protein-coding sequences here:
- a CDS encoding MATE family efflux transporter, yielding MSDERLDSSDDTVDQPEAEPAGGGDRPESITEGSLVRPLFHLAWPIVVIQLLQVTYNVVDTLYLGRLSAEAVGAISLAFPLIFLLIAVAGGFTTAGAILVAQYTGARGDRSAGLVAGQTITTVFSLAIVIGIAGYFYTRPALDLLPSDPETAATVIPLAADYMEVIFLGIPLMFGFFVFSALMRGYGDTRTPMLVMVVSVGLNVVLDPFFIFGFADNPIIGWLDAAPLLGVVDFAGLEATLYAATGFTGFGIQGAALATILSRGVATVLGLWLLLGTGLGPATRIEHLKPDLEIVEDIVRLGLPSTVEQTTSALAMITLTAMVVTFAPPIVAAYGLGNRLISLVFLPAMGLGRAIDTMVGQNLGAERSDRAERAVWLAASTGAGVMLVVAVIAAVFTEPIVSAFLGDVPDAPATIAYGVEYVRIRAVEFAFIGVSQVILGAFRGAGNTKIAMTISILTLWVGRVASVFVLAFGWSVTVPVVGVTIAALELGETGIWIGMALGNVLGAIVGVAWFLRGSWKQRYIEEPEPAAGVVGGAED
- a CDS encoding 2Fe-2S iron-sulfur cluster-binding protein, whose translation is MDYSQMGLIIGLVMTVGAVALHFIKGTPWTAGEDITQDVLERRAETVPETDFPEPMNRAIGGGGVAAGAVAGGEAGGELEEGEEGAEETSGPGDIPEDEIEYFEIEYVKEGETIEVANNETLLEAGEDQGWDLPYACRQGQCVSCGGQISGDSNELVEHDDQQMLDENEMGEGYVLTCVAYPRGEFSLETSETP
- the gnd gene encoding phosphogluconate dehydrogenase (NAD(+)-dependent, decarboxylating), with product MQLGVIGLGRMGQIVTRRVLEAGHDVVAFDLDEEAVADAAEAGAEPAESVTDLADRLGEQKRIWLMVPAGEPVDAALDDLEDHLSADDVVVDGGNSYFQDSIRRAESCPARYLDCGTSGGPAGAELGFSLMIGGPESAYDELEPIFDAVATGSDGHGHMGPAGSGHYVKMVHNGVEYALMQAYGEGFELLHEGRYDLDLESVATVWNNGAVIRSWLLELCEEAFREEGTDLGTVADRVEGGSTGTWTVQEGLEQEVPVPLIYTALAERFGSRADDGRFSRRLANRLRYGFGRHEVPRRD